A segment of the Nostoc sp. TCL26-01 genome:
TACTACTAAAGTTAATGGTATCATTGCCGCCTGTGGTGATTTCTTGAATGCGATCGCTACCCAATGGCGTAGAGGGATTAAATCTGTAAGTATCGTCCCCATTTCCCCCAGCCAAAAGATTATTCCCACTATTCCCCGTCAATATATTATTACCACTGTTACCAGTAGCGTTAATATTGTCAGTGCCAATCAGGGTTATATTCTCAATCCCATCCGCTAAGGTGGTAGTAGTGCTGGCTTGTAAAGTGTCAGTAATCGTGACAGTGCCAGAAGCTTTTTGTAAGGTAGCATTGCTAGGGCTAGAAAGATTAACCCTAAAGGTTTCGTTAACTTCGTTGAGATTATCGTTGAGGATGGCAACAGTAATTATTGCCGTGGTAGTGTTGGCAGCGAAAGTTAAAGTACCACTGCGGCCGGTATAGTCGATATTGGCAGTAGCAGTATTAGCCGCCGTCGTGTAGTTCACCGTGACTGGTTGACTAAAAGCACTGCTGAGGGTGACAGTTAACACAGCTTGAGTAGTTTGCCCCTCTACAACAGTGATATCGTTGATTGAAAGAGTGGGAAGAGTGGGTGTGTCATCATTGAGGATAGTTGCTAATGCTTGATTATCGCTAATCGTCGCATTAGTGGCATTGCTGAGATTGACAAAAAAGGTTTCGTTAGCTTCAACTGTGGTATCACCAGTCACGGCAACAGTGAAAGTTTTACTGATATCGCCGGGATTGAAAGTTAATGTACCAGTCGTAGCGGTGTAGTCACTGCCGGCTGTAGCCGTACCGTTAGCTGTCGCATAGTTAACATTAATCGTTTTTTCACTAGCAGCCGATAGAGTCACAGTGAAGGTGGTGTTAGTAGTACCGCTATTGCCTTCATTGCGACTAACATCAGCAATAGCAATGGTAGGATTAGCATCATCATCGATGATTGTTCCCAACCCTTGGTTATCAGCAATGGTAGCCCCAAAAGGATTACTGAGGTTGACAAAAAAGGTTTGATTAGGTTCAGCGATGATGTCACCATTCACAGCAACCGTGATAGTTTTGCTGGTTTCCCCTGGGTTGAAAGTTAATATCCCGGTGGTTGAGGTATAGTCATTACCTGCTGTCGCTGTACCGTTAGCTGTCCCATAGTTAACGGTGACAACAGAGGTACTGGCGGCAGAGAGAGTGACGGTAAAATTGGCGTTAGTTGTACCTGTGTTGCCTTCGGTAACGGTGACATTGTTGATGGTGAGAGTTGGTAGAGTCGCAGATTGTACTTCAAATGCACCGATATCTACTGTACCACCGCTTACTCTTGCCAAGCCCCGTTGGTCGAAGGGAGTGGGTTCTGTTTTGTCGCCATCACCATCTAAGTCTTGTGCATCAGCCGGAATTAAACTATTTTTACCAGCATTTATGGCAGGACTACCAGCGAGAAGAGCGTGAGTCAGGGTAAGTCCGCCGTTGTTTTGTAAAGAGCCGAGTCTAGGGTTAGAGTTGACAATATCCGAACCAGTGCCTACAGTGCCATCAGCACCAGTTAAGCTACCGATGAGGTTGTTATTGTTGCCATTGAATGTACCATCAAGATCAGGCGAATCACCTGCATTAT
Coding sequences within it:
- a CDS encoding calcium-binding protein, producing MAITILTVNTTADQNDGSAANGLSLRDAILIANANPNTEYEIQLTGGATYTLTSNGINEDNSLTGDLDIKSRNNVLYIASVGGQEATIDASGLLNSDRVFHVLGGGQLSLQNVVVTGGATRSFGGGVWVQSNGFLDLNNTTVIGNNAEDGGGIDNLGTTQLRNGSTVIFNSVSGYLSGGGGIKNGRDGTLLLLNSTISNNFGDDYGGGIYNAGSATLVNSTISGNRGGNTNIAYGSGGGIYNSGGSLALINTTISGNKADDGGGIYNYQGNVNVLNSTITKNIVDDIIISSGGGIRNYQGTVNLRNTIVAGNVNNAGDSPDLDGTFNGNNNNLIGSLTGADGTVGTGSDIVNSNPRLGSLQNNGGLTLTHALLAGSPAINAGKNSLIPADAQDLDGDGDKTEPTPFDQRGLARVSGGTVDIGAFEVQSATLPTLTINNVTVTEGNTGTTNANFTVTLSAASTSVVTVNYGTANGTATAGNDYTSTTGILTFNPGETSKTITVAVNGDIIAEPNQTFFVNLSNPFGATIADNQGLGTIIDDDANPTIAIADVSRNEGNSGTTNTTFTVTLSAASEKTINVNYATANGTATAGSDYTATTGTLTFNPGDISKTFTVAVTGDTTVEANETFFVNLSNATNATISDNQALATILNDDTPTLPTLSINDITVVEGQTTQAVLTVTLSSAFSQPVTVNYTTAANTATANIDYTGRSGTLTFAANTTTAIITVAILNDNLNEVNETFRVNLSSPSNATLQKASGTVTITDTLQASTTTTLADGIENITLIGTDNINATGNSGNNILTGNSGNNLLAGGNGDDTYRFNPSTPLGSDRIQEITTGGNDTINFSSSNSGVRLNLGATNTQTVNSNLKLTLSANNVIENVIGSNSSDRLIGNSLNNTLTGGNGNDVLTGRGGADTLIGGAGNDILTGGTESDRFLYSSGQAFTSGDFGLDILTDFTPGIDKLVLSKKTFTALSSVVGDGLSQASDFTLVEDDDLVATSTAFLVYSIGSGSLYYNQNGSAAGLGTGAEFANLITLPSLTTADLAIAA